CCCGCCGGCTCTGCTTTCcctccgcggctgtctgCAAAGCAGTTCACATCGGTATTTAGGTATCGCGAGCTCGCGTTCACTCGCGGGGtactcctcctcgtctttcgCCGTCCGCTTTCGGCTCCTCTGTAGAGACttttctgcggcggctcgctagtctccctcgcccccccGGGAGTTCGGCGGGAGCGTGGTCCCTTCCCAAATGACAGTTGGCTCTCAGGCGCACCATGGCAGATATGTCTTCTTCAGACAGCGGCCCGGGCGTGGGTCCCGGTAACCCGCACGGGCTGCCCCCCATGCCCGGCGCAGGCCCCTCTTCGCTCTGCGACGCTTCGCTTCTggctgcttcgtctgcttgCCCCTCCCTCGTGAGCAACTACATGCAGCCATCTCAGCCTGCGCAGATGCCAAatggcggcgccggcgcgtcgcctccgctccctgACTGGATGCCGCCTGGAGGgaccgcgcccgcaggcttCCCCGTGGGGATGCCCCCCTTTGCAACTCAAGGCCCTGCGACCGGGGTCGGAGCCGGCTCGCCGACGGGGGCTTTTCTGGGCCCCTGTGTCCTTACGCAtgggtctccgccgcagcctggaCAGCCCGCAGCTCCGGGAGGCCTCCTAGGAGACGGCGGGATTCCGCCGGGCTCTTCAGGGGCCCCTCCGATGGCGGCGGCCCAGATGGCGTCGCAGAACCCACATCTGCTGCCCGCCTCGATGTCGGCTCCGCAGTCTcagatgcatgcgccgcccgctCCGCAGTCTTCAGTCCACTCTTCCAGtttgtctccgccgtcgtcgaaTATGTCTTCAGCCGCTGTCGGCTCGGCTGCCTTCGCGCAGCAACTGGCAGCTTTCTCATCCTCTGTCGGGAGTAGCAGCACGAGCCACACACCCTctctgcctgtctcctcgtcgtcttcgcagtTCTTGCTGCCTCAGTATCGGCCGCCCAACCCGCCGTCTCCATTCagtccctctgtctctctgacGCCTCGAAGTGCCGGCTCCATGCAGAATACCCCCGGCGCTTCGGGAGCCCAGCCGCTCTTCCCTGTGGGCTCTGTCGTTCAGAACGCGATGCCCATGCACCCCCAAGCACCTGGGGTCGCGCCGGCTGGGAGCCCAAATGGGCCACCTGGCCCGGGGGCGACTGGCCCCGCGCCCTTGGGggcggtcgctgcgcccgGCACCCCTGTGCCGGGAGTGGGCCCGAGCGGCGGGCCACTTGCCCCCCCAGGGGCTGGGACACCGGGCGCGATGGGAACGCCGGTTTCAGCCCCGGGCGCCTCACAAGGAAACATGCAGCCGAAGGCCTTCTGGGGGGCACCGTGCGCCGTTCCGGCGGTCAGCTTGCGAAACATTGAGATTTCAGCGACTTCGCGCATGCACTCGAGTGTAGGTCtgtggagcgacgcgcgtAGGCGCCGCCCACACAAGAAGCCGCGGACTGGCGCAGAGCAAACGGGCACGCCGgctgaggcagaggcagcgacgccggagaaAGATGCAGAGGATGGGAAAACGGGAGGCGACATCGTCCTCGACTGGATAGAAAAGGAAGGTCTGGGCGGCCTTCACCGCCTTCTCGTCGATGCCCTCCTCATGCCGGCCCCCAAAACGACAAACGGTAagtgcgtctcttctcttcgctctctgaaAACCCTACACTTTGAAGGGTAAAATGCAAAATTATTGTGCTCTACACCTCTCGTGCTGCGAGACACGCGCACGGAATTCCGCGGATGCGCCGGTTGTTGTCTTCCGAAGTTTCTGTCTCTTTCCACCCCACGCTAGATCCCATCCGTGGGtcgttcgcgtctctctgtccccgttttgttttttctgccGCGCGATGGAAAACTTCGCCATCGCCTTGGGTTTGTTCCGCTTTGGGTGCGCCTTCGGCCGCCTTTCCTTTCCTCTCAGACTCGACTTTCAATTTTTGGCAACTGGagtcttcgtctgcctccgtgTGTACTACAACGTatctcgcctctcttcaTGCCTGGCCCCTCATCCCTGCGTCTTCGAATGCGTCTCTTGTCCGCAGGAAGTCGCCTGGTgtctctggcggcgcgtgcggcgcagctgccgccggtCCCAGGCGTCGTCTACGACCCGCACCAGTACCAGTTTCTGGCGCGGTATTTtgagacagaagagagcgCCGTCCCCATCACCAAGCGgttccctctgcgccgctggggATTCTTCAAGAGCTACAGATTCGCGTGCGACGTCGtccagcaggcggcgaggccgggcGTCttcgaggacggcgagatCGCGCCTGTCAAGGAAACGCTTCCAGGGGTAAGTGAAGGTCGAGCCGAGCGCAACACGGTTTCGAGGGAGCGCGTGAGAAGAGAGCTgcgaagctgcagagaacCTGAGGGGAGAGGGCCACGCGCTCTCTTGCTCACACTCTGTGTAGACGCCAGGGAAAagccggagagagagagaaccaATTTTTTGTcgcagacgaggccggcgcgacTCTGAAGAGATTTTGGTGTCTAGCGCGAGGACAGACAGACTGCACTCGACCTGTaaacgaggagaagaagtTTTATGTGGGGCGTGTCGGAAacccctcctctcgcgtACTTAGGTCGAGCGAACGGGAGGAGACGTTTGCCGTCTGTGGCCGTAAGACAAGAGGATTTTTCGGGGTTTGTTTTCCACGGTCGTTCATTCTGTGCGGGTGCTTAGTTCGCCTGCGTCACCCTCCGGATTTTCACGCAgttttctgtcttttttcGTGTTCGTTTAGTTTGACGGGCAGAGTCTGACTGggccggaggcgccgcctgagTACTACGTGCTCCCGGACTGTCCCGACGTGAGCCTGCCGGTGATCAAAGGGGTTTCGCGCGACAAGAAGAGTCGGCGGTGGGCGGTCTACTACAGAAACCAGCGGCGCTACTTCTACGACAGGAAGGAAGAGAAGccgacgaaggagaagaaggagaaagaagacgaaacgccaacggcggcggcggcctcgctctcgccgcacgcgggcgTCAAGGAGGCCTACGAGATGGCGGTTCA
This portion of the Besnoitia besnoiti strain Bb-Ger1 chromosome VII, whole genome shotgun sequence genome encodes:
- a CDS encoding AP2 domain transcription factor AP2X-4 (encoded by transcript BESB_079550), whose translation is MADMSSSDSGPGVGPGNPHGLPPMPGAGPSSLCDASLLAASSACPSLVSNYMQPSQPAQMPNGGAGASPPLPDWMPPGGTAPAGFPVGMPPFATQGPATGVGAGSPTGAFLGPCVLTHGSPPQPGQPAAPGGLLGDGGIPPGSSGAPPMAAAQMASQNPHLLPASMSAPQSQMHAPPAPQSSVHSSSLSPPSSNMSSAAVGSAAFAQQLAAFSSSVGSSSTSHTPSLPVSSSSSQFLLPQYRPPNPPSPFSPSVSLTPRSAGSMQNTPGASGAQPLFPVGSVVQNAMPMHPQAPGVAPAGSPNGPPGPGATGPAPLGAVAAPGTPVPGVGPSGGPLAPPGAGTPGAMGTPVSAPGASQGNMQPKAFWGAPCAVPAVSLRNIEISATSRMHSSVGLWSDARRRRPHKKPRTGAEQTGTPAEAEAATPEKDAEDGKTGGDIVLDWIEKEGLGGLHRLLVDALLMPAPKTTNGSRLVSLAARAAQLPPVPGVVYDPHQYQFLARYFETEESAVPITKRFPLRRWGFFKSYRFACDVVQQAARPGVFEDGEIAPVKETLPGFDGQSLTGPEAPPEYYVLPDCPDVSLPVIKGVSRDKKSRRWAVYYRNQRRYFYDRKEEKPTKEKKEKEDETPTAAAASLSPHAGVKEAYEMAVQLRRQQVQEVELLQMYEESNSGASQGDDMTLLLPCYQAVLLALLHDLEKNVLEGGLDEVLARVVGMELPEPGAAAGARETGGDEKTEEASDSGEAKDSGAQEGEEQVKGKGEEEGQEGHATKPEGPAGGGAGQRKEPEELKLLRQRVADIVASHLVYIQSAALAVELHEHLAILRDCIQKQVLPSHLPPAARLLLVVKFLELQLGSLRDALVQSGFYRQILVDGTKRQKKKCDKEKAGEGEGGTATKKSESRPCLLQGKAQEGAAPFRAAGGEDASALPPSAPHTTSGRDVNMRMTAQEKELTAPAGEQREMQLGA